One window from the genome of Cricetulus griseus strain 17A/GY chromosome 2, alternate assembly CriGri-PICRH-1.0, whole genome shotgun sequence encodes:
- the Nr4a1 gene encoding nuclear receptor subfamily 4 group A member 1 isoform X2, giving the protein MPCIQAQYGTPATSPGPRDHLTSDPLALEFSKPTMDLASPEAAPTAPTTLPSFSTFMDGYTGEFDTFLYQLPGTTQPCSSASSSASSTSSSSSSATSPASASFKFEDFQVYGCYPGTLSGPLDETLSSSGSDYYGSPCSAPSPSTPSFQPPQLSPWDGSFGHFSPSQTYEGLRAWTEQLPKASGPPPPPTFFSFSPPTGPSPSLAQSSLKLFPPPATHQVGKGESYSMPAAFPGLAPTSPNLDTSGILDAPVTSTKARSGASSGSEGHCAVCGDNASCQHYGVRTCEGCKGFFKRTVQKSAKYICLANKDCPVDKRRRNRCQFCRFQKCLAVGMVKEVVRTDSLKGRRGRLPSKPKQPPDASPTNLLTSLIRAHLDSGPSTAKLDYSKFQELVLPRFGKEDASDVQQFYDLLTGSLDVIRKWAEKIPGFAELSPGDQDLLLESAFLELFILRLAYRSKPGEGKLVFCSGLVLHRLQCARGFGDWIDSILAFSRSLHSLAVDVPAFACLSALVLITDRHGLQEPRRVEELQNRIASCLKEHMAPVAGEPQPASCLSRLLGKLPELRTLCTQGLQRIFYLKLEDLVTPPPIVDKIFMDTLSF; this is encoded by the exons ATGCCCTGTATCCAAGCCCAATATGGAACACCAGCAACAAGCCCAGGACCGCGTGACCACCTGACAAGTGACCCCCTGGCCCTTGAGTTCAGCAAGCCTACCATGGACCTGGCCAGCCCCGAGGCAGCACCCACTGCACCCACTACCCTGCCCAGCTTCAGCACCTTCATGGACGGGTACACCGGAGAGTTTGACACCTTCCTATACCAGCTGCCGGGGACAACCCAGCCATGCTCCTCAGCTTCTTCGTCAGCCTCCTCCAcatcttcttcctcatcttcgGCCACCTCTCCCgcttctgcttccttcaagtTTGAGGACTTCCAGGTGTACGGCTGTTATCCCGGCACCCTGAGTGGCCCGTTAGATGAGACCCTGTCCTCCAGCGGCTCTGATTACTATGGCAGTCCCTGCTCAGCCCCCTCGCCATCCACACCCAGCTTCCAGCCACCCCAGCTCTCTCCCTGGGATGGCTCATTTGGTCACTTCTCCCCCAGCCAGACTTATGAAGGCCTTCGGGCATGGACAGAGCAGTTGCCCAAGGCTTCTGGgccccccccacctccaacctTCTTCTCCTTCAGTCCCCCAACTGGTCCTAGCCCCAGCCTGGCCCAGAGTTCCCTGAAGTTGTTCCCACCACCAGCCACCCACCAGGTTGGGAAGGGAGAGAGCTATTCCATGCCAGCAGCTTTCCCTGGCTTGGCACCCACTTCTCCGAACCTTGACACTTCTGGGATTCTGGATGCACCTGTGACCTCCACCAAGGCCCGGAGTGGGGCTTCAAGTGGCAGTGAGGGGCACTGTGCCGTATGTGGAGACAATGCTTCCTGTCAGCACTATGGGGTCCGCACCTGTGAGGGCTGCAAGGGTTTCTTCAAG CGCACAGTGCAGAAAAGTGCCAAGTACATCTGCCTGGCAAACAAGGACTGCCCTGTGGACAAGAGGCGGAGGAACCGCTGCCAGTTCTGTCGCTTCCAGAAGTGCCTGGCTGTGGGCATGGTGAAGGAAG TTGTCCGGACAGACAGCCTAAAGGGCCGGCGGGGCCGGCTGCCTTCAAAACCCAAGCAGCCCCCAGATGCCTCTCCTACCAATCTCCTCACTTCTCTTATCCGGGCACATTTGGATTCCGGGCCTAGCACTGCCAAGTTGGATTATTCCAAG TTCCAGGAGCTAGTGCTGCCCCGCTTTGGGAAGGAAGATGCCAGTGATGTTCAGCAGTTTTATGACTTGCTCACGGGTTCCCTGGATGTTATCCGGAAGTGGGCAGAGAAGATCCCTGGTTTTGCTGAGCTTTCCCCAGGAGACCAAGACCTGCTGCTGGAGTCGGCTTTCCTGGAGCTCTTCATTCTCCGCCTGGCCTACCG ATCTAAGCCAGGTGAAGGTAAGCTCGTCTTTTGCTCAGGCCTCGTGCTACACCGGCTACAGTGTGCCCGAGGCTTTGGTGACTGGATTGACAGCATCCTAGCCTTCTCACGGTCCCTGCATAGCTTGGCTGTTGATGTccctgcctttgcctgcctgtctgctctGGTCCTTATAACCG ACCGACATGGGCTACAGGAGCCTCGGCGGGTGGAGGAGCTGCAGAATCGCATTGCCAGCTGCCTGAAGGAGCACATGGCTCCTGTGGCAGGAGAGCCACAGCCAGCTAGCTGCCTATCACGCCTGCTGGGTAAATTGCCTGAGCTTCGGACCCTCTGCACCCAAGGCCTGCAGCGTATCTTCTACCTCAAGCTGGAGGACTTGGTGACCCCTCCACCTATTGTGGACAAGATCTTTATGGACACATTGTCTTTCTGA